One window from the genome of Diabrotica virgifera virgifera chromosome 6, PGI_DIABVI_V3a encodes:
- the LOC126886693 gene encoding E3 ubiquitin-protein ligase RNF8-like has product MSLAEIQAKSTSSSKSKVSPEKNSSLTDSKTPNFSCIDEVSTDNQLENKDLTCAICSELFIKSTTLNCSHTFCKYCIEHWKEHQLYCPICRTMITEQVPTLVLDNIIDKLLENCLPEVKEHRKNVVMDRNNNNTSSNGDGKEEKYTWKCLIDALNCAEEDNDWQDDQWFCDNWFINDVDTFSSDESLNLI; this is encoded by the coding sequence ATGTCGTTAGCTGAAATTCAGGCGAAATCTACGAGTTCTTCAAAATCCAAAGTATCGCCGGAGAAAAATTCAAGTCTAACAGATTCGAAGACGCCAAATTTCTCATGTATTGACGAAGTAAGTACAGATAATCAACTAGAAAATAAAGATCTGACGTGCGCGATATGCTCAGAATTGTTCATCAAATCTACTACTCTAAATTGTTCCCATACTTTCTGTAAATATTGCATTGAACACTGGAAAGAACATCAACTGTATTGTCCAATATGTAGAACAATGATCACTGAACAAGTACCAACCTTAGTACTAGATAATATTATTGACAAACTATTGGAAAATTGTCTTCCCGAAGTCAAAGAACATAGAAAGAATGTAGTAATGGACCGGAATAATAACAACACTTCCTCTAATGGTGATGGCAAAGAAGAAAAATATACTTGGAAATGTTTAATAGACGCACTGAATTGCGCTGAAGAGGATAACGACTGGCAAGACGACCAATGGTTCTGTGACAACTGGTTCATTAATGATGTTGATACATTTTCTTCGGAtgaaagtttaaatttaatttaa